One Paraclostridium bifermentans DNA window includes the following coding sequences:
- a CDS encoding CPBP family glutamic-type intramembrane protease: protein MNQVITKYNLKFFPLLLSMALLLIIFKIDLIVPDNTGMYILKILSVPALSVISLFIAFGKDGLIDIFSRPIKPFKNICVWYLVSLSISFVSGYVLKFIFYFDLKSNPGTEKLMETFISLPFVLLFEEVISIFVLLVVANLLFKITKNLLLSQITGVVLSSIFFGLLHYSTYFSGDMLHTLIHIIFIQGLIRIFFNLAALRSNSIIVPWIVHVIFDYTTFGIGALSALLLFM, encoded by the coding sequence ATGAATCAAGTTATAACGAAATATAATCTTAAATTTTTCCCATTGCTTTTATCAATGGCTTTACTGTTAATCATATTTAAAATTGACTTAATTGTCCCAGATAATACAGGAATGTATATATTAAAGATTTTATCAGTACCTGCACTATCAGTTATTAGCTTATTTATTGCTTTTGGAAAAGATGGCCTAATAGATATATTTTCAAGACCTATAAAACCGTTTAAAAATATATGTGTATGGTACCTTGTTTCACTTTCTATTAGCTTTGTATCTGGGTATGTATTAAAGTTTATTTTTTATTTTGATTTAAAATCAAACCCTGGAACTGAAAAGCTTATGGAAACATTTATATCTTTACCATTTGTTTTGCTATTTGAAGAAGTAATAAGTATTTTTGTTCTTTTAGTTGTTGCAAATCTTCTATTTAAAATAACTAAAAATTTATTATTATCTCAAATAACTGGAGTTGTATTAAGTTCAATATTTTTTGGCTTACTTCATTATTCTACTTATTTTAGTGGAGATATGTTGCACACACTTATTCATATTATTTTCATTCAAGGATTAATTAGGATATTTTTTAATTTAGCTGCATTAAGATCAAATAGTATTATTGTTCCATGGATTGTACATGTTATATTTGACTATACAACTTTTGGTATAGGCGCTCTTTCCGCATTATTGTTATTTATGTAA
- the aspS gene encoding aspartate--tRNA(Asn) ligase — protein sequence MKRILINKLNNYIENEVEIEGWVHRIRDLKSITFVILRDRTGLVQCVIDNKLVNLEDIKLESVLSIKGIVKESNNKLNNFEIEVINFEVISKCKDELPIEINKEDLNINLVTMLNNRVLSLRHEKINAIFKVQNTIVKGFREYLISKGFTEIFTPKLVSEGAEGGTEVFEVKYFENKAYLAQSPQFYKQMMVAAGFERVFEIGHVYRAEQHDTNRHLNEYVSMDLEFGFIENEEDIMNLEEELLKFIINKLEKETQKYLNLLNVELPNINECIPRIKFSKAIEILKEEYNKTNLENDLDPEAEKLLCEYAKEKLGSDFIFVTHYPRVKRPMYTMPCGENETHSFDLLFRGIEITTGGQRIHDYDMLINNIKYKDLNPENYLSYTEIFKYGVPKHGGLAIGLERIVSKILGLENVREATLITRDRHRLIP from the coding sequence ATGAAAAGAATTTTGATAAATAAATTGAATAATTATATAGAAAATGAAGTTGAAATTGAAGGATGGGTACACCGTATAAGAGATTTAAAATCAATAACATTTGTAATATTAAGAGATAGAACTGGATTAGTTCAATGTGTTATTGATAATAAATTAGTTAATCTAGAAGATATAAAATTAGAATCAGTTTTATCTATAAAAGGTATAGTAAAAGAGAGTAACAATAAACTAAATAACTTTGAAATTGAAGTTATAAACTTTGAGGTAATTAGTAAATGTAAAGATGAGTTGCCAATTGAAATAAATAAAGAAGATTTAAATATAAATCTAGTTACCATGCTAAATAACAGGGTTTTAAGTTTAAGACATGAAAAAATTAATGCTATTTTTAAAGTACAAAATACAATCGTTAAAGGGTTTAGAGAATACTTGATTAGTAAAGGTTTTACTGAAATATTTACACCAAAGCTTGTTTCAGAAGGAGCAGAAGGAGGAACCGAAGTATTTGAAGTTAAGTACTTTGAAAATAAAGCATATCTAGCTCAAAGTCCACAGTTTTATAAACAAATGATGGTTGCGGCTGGATTTGAAAGAGTATTTGAAATTGGGCATGTTTATAGAGCTGAGCAACATGATACAAACAGACATTTAAATGAATATGTAAGTATGGACTTAGAATTTGGATTTATTGAAAATGAAGAAGATATTATGAATTTAGAAGAAGAGTTATTGAAGTTTATAATAAATAAGCTAGAAAAAGAAACTCAAAAATATCTAAATTTACTAAATGTAGAACTTCCCAATATAAATGAATGTATTCCAAGAATAAAATTTAGTAAGGCTATAGAGATTTTAAAGGAAGAATACAATAAAACGAATTTAGAAAATGATTTAGACCCAGAGGCAGAAAAATTACTATGCGAGTATGCTAAAGAAAAATTAGGAAGTGATTTTATATTTGTAACTCACTATCCAAGGGTTAAGAGACCAATGTATACTATGCCATGTGGAGAAAATGAAACACACAGCTTTGACTTACTATTTAGAGGAATTGAGATCACTACGGGAGGTCAAAGAATTCATGATTATGATATGTTAATAAATAATATCAAGTATAAAGATTTAAATCCTGAAAACTATTTAAGTTATACTGAGATATTTAAATATGGGGTTCCTAAACATGGTGGATTAGCAATAGGGTTAGAAAGAATCGTTAGTAAAATATTAGGACTTGAAAATGTAAGAGAAGCAACTCTTATAACAAGAGATAGACATAGACTTATCCCATAA
- the yeiL gene encoding transcriptional regulator YeiL yields MKKIDDKFIIKTFYNKLKIDELFEKDMSDDMKLLRFEKNEYLCREGEDLEYFLFLVEGKAKVFKTLPNGKSSLLSFYNSLGVIGDLEFINEEVASGTLQALSTCNCLAIPMDIARVKLINDCKFLRFSCLRLAGKLADISTSSSINLMYPLENRLASYINELIIQPNSEIEYVDFDESLAGVAENLGSSYRHLLRTLNSFIEKKILDKDKIGYKVIDKNKLADLAGDLYKDVYFE; encoded by the coding sequence ATGAAAAAAATAGATGACAAATTTATTATAAAAACATTTTATAATAAATTGAAAATAGATGAATTATTTGAAAAAGATATGAGCGATGACATGAAACTTCTTAGATTTGAAAAAAACGAGTATTTATGTAGAGAAGGTGAGGATCTAGAATACTTTCTTTTTTTAGTTGAGGGAAAGGCTAAAGTATTTAAAACACTACCAAATGGAAAATCATCTCTTCTTAGTTTTTATAATTCACTTGGAGTTATAGGAGACTTGGAATTTATAAATGAAGAAGTAGCTTCAGGGACATTGCAAGCATTAAGTACATGTAATTGTTTAGCAATACCAATGGATATAGCTAGAGTCAAGCTTATAAATGACTGTAAGTTTTTGAGGTTTTCTTGCTTACGCTTAGCAGGAAAGTTAGCTGATATAAGTACGAGTAGTTCTATAAACTTAATGTATCCATTAGAAAATAGATTAGCAAGCTATATAAATGAGTTAATAATACAACCTAATTCTGAAATAGAATATGTAGATTTTGATGAAAGCCTAGCAGGAGTAGCAGAAAATTTAGGAAGTAGTTATAGACATTTATTAAGAACTTTAAATTCATTTATTGAAAAGAAAATTCTAGATAAAGATAAAATAGGATATAAAGTTATAGATAAAAATAAGCTAGCAGATTTAGCTGGAGATTTATATAAGGATGTATATTTTGAGTAG
- a CDS encoding GHKL domain-containing protein, giving the protein MMLIIVFMLFLLHTDIYPNSRITISIILTFVFYITTYDIDFYTGIVNILMYWMVLLGIDALSMSVIIKANSMQDMSSLLTNNVYRLESIILGKIILIFYIVIYKIIKSEIEINKKDILCLGIPIIGNITSFFIVFKYLFKFSQQGLISEIHILNFSILLFLSNISIILVIRKIRRDNKLLAEYKVMKKSVDMQYKYYMKVKDNQLKTRRLYHDMKNHIICIKKLNENGYSSNNYISNLENQLKSYDNTFDSGNMLLDIILSDKKELCDKNNINFNCNINFTKCNFMELEDICSIFSNVLDNAIEACEKINDCNRYISLEGKIIANFFVLKAENSKSNRVNMKDSKVITDKKDKFLHGLGIKSIKQSVKKYNGEVVIDYTDDKFILNILIPIVLYNDKLY; this is encoded by the coding sequence ATGATGTTAATTATAGTTTTTATGTTGTTTTTACTACATACAGATATATATCCAAATAGCAGAATAACAATATCTATAATATTAACATTTGTATTTTACATTACAACTTATGATATAGATTTTTACACAGGGATAGTAAATATATTGATGTATTGGATGGTTTTATTAGGAATTGACGCATTAAGCATGAGCGTTATAATAAAAGCTAATTCTATGCAGGATATGAGTAGTTTACTTACAAACAATGTTTATAGGCTAGAGTCTATTATATTAGGAAAGATTATATTAATTTTTTATATAGTTATATATAAGATAATTAAAAGTGAAATTGAAATAAACAAAAAAGACATTTTATGCTTAGGTATTCCTATAATTGGTAATATTACATCATTTTTCATTGTATTTAAATATTTATTTAAATTCTCTCAGCAAGGTTTAATAAGTGAAATTCATATATTAAACTTTTCCATATTGTTATTTTTATCAAACATTTCAATTATTCTAGTTATAAGAAAAATTAGAAGAGATAATAAGTTATTGGCAGAATATAAAGTAATGAAAAAAAGTGTAGATATGCAGTATAAGTACTATATGAAGGTCAAAGATAACCAACTTAAAACAAGAAGATTATACCATGATATGAAAAATCATATCATATGCATAAAAAAACTCAATGAAAATGGATATAGTTCAAATAATTATATAAGTAATTTGGAAAATCAGCTAAAAAGTTATGATAATACATTTGATAGTGGAAATATGTTACTTGATATAATTTTGAGTGATAAGAAAGAGCTTTGTGATAAAAATAATATAAATTTCAATTGTAATATAAACTTTACTAAATGCAACTTTATGGAGTTGGAAGACATATGTAGTATTTTTTCAAACGTGCTTGATAATGCTATTGAAGCATGTGAAAAGATAAACGATTGTAATAGATATATATCTTTAGAAGGAAAGATAATAGCGAATTTTTTTGTACTAAAAGCAGAGAATTCTAAGTCCAATAGGGTAAATATGAAGGATAGTAAAGTTATTACTGATAAAAAAGATAAGTTTTTACATGGATTAGGAATAAAAAGTATAAAACAATCAGTAAAAAAATACAATGGAGAAGTTGTAATAGATTACACAGATGATAAGTTTATTTTGAATATTTTAATACCAATTGTACTGTATAATGACAAGTTATACTAA
- a CDS encoding AraC family transcriptional regulator produces MNYSDVMSQCIEFIEENINSELTPDLIASQCGYSTFHFCRIFNICQGMTLMDYVKKRRLSLAATKLFDGNRIIDVALEYGFDTHNGFSKAFKKEYGFTPTQYVKRMEDYYFSKESVYKIGGYIMNPVIVSKPAFKVAGYGIQTNISNCNFTKDIASFWSNYSGENLESKMYEILKPDKHGEIGIFIPSNDRNGDAIYLMGVIVNDFESVSDDMITIEITEATYAVFTTPPVDTSNDSSQNDFAKTIKATWKYIFEDWFNQSDYIFDEDKMDFEFYDERCHFRKDTVMDIYVPVLKK; encoded by the coding sequence TTGAACTATAGCGATGTTATGTCACAGTGTATTGAATTCATAGAAGAAAATATAAATAGCGAATTAACGCCAGATTTAATTGCAAGTCAATGTGGATATTCAACTTTTCATTTTTGTAGAATATTTAATATTTGCCAAGGTATGACTTTAATGGACTATGTTAAAAAAAGAAGATTATCATTGGCAGCTACAAAGCTATTTGATGGAAATAGAATTATAGATGTAGCTTTAGAATATGGATTTGATACACATAATGGATTTTCAAAAGCATTCAAAAAGGAATATGGATTTACTCCTACACAGTATGTAAAACGTATGGAGGACTATTATTTTAGCAAAGAATCAGTATATAAAATTGGAGGGTATATTATGAATCCTGTTATTGTAAGTAAACCTGCATTTAAAGTTGCAGGATATGGTATACAAACAAATATTTCAAATTGCAATTTTACTAAAGATATTGCTTCATTTTGGAGCAATTACAGTGGTGAAAATTTAGAAAGCAAAATGTACGAAATTTTAAAACCAGATAAACATGGTGAGATTGGTATTTTTATACCATCTAATGATAGAAATGGAGATGCTATATATCTTATGGGTGTAATAGTTAATGACTTTGAATCGGTTTCAGACGATATGATTACAATAGAAATTACAGAAGCAACATATGCAGTTTTTACAACTCCACCAGTAGATACAAGTAACGACTCCTCTCAAAATGATTTTGCAAAAACAATAAAAGCTACTTGGAAATATATATTTGAAGATTGGTTTAATCAAAGTGATTATATATTTGATGAAGATAAGATGGATTTTGAGTTTTACGATGAAAGGTGCCACTTTAGAAAAGATACAGTTATGGATATTTATGTTCCTGTATTAAAAAAATAG
- a CDS encoding aminoglycoside phosphotransferase family protein encodes MYKELYDIPGFKNWRVIKKVNEGWSSDLKFYIEDYEGNKLLLRVNDISNYDNKIKEFKFIKKCNVLKFSMSQALEIGICNNNSNVYMILTWVEGFPLNNVIGNLNKNEQYKLGLQAGKILNEIHSLELNLSDNLIYYSKKNKILDDLFTYENSINRVKGDKFAINFVKNNIKKINSSDTVCRHGDYHVGNLILTPLNTIGVIDFNRCGYGDRYEEFQRVQSFNVEASIPFSIGQIHGYFDGNPLLDFWNVLAVYVAYNSLGSIIWAEKFGQNDIDEMKKRCLNTFNDYSNFKEIVPKWYQLNSEKYL; translated from the coding sequence ATGTACAAAGAGTTATATGATATTCCAGGCTTCAAGAATTGGAGAGTAATTAAAAAAGTAAATGAAGGATGGTCATCTGATTTAAAGTTTTATATAGAAGATTATGAAGGAAATAAGCTACTATTACGTGTTAATGATATATCTAATTATGATAACAAAATAAAAGAGTTTAAATTTATAAAAAAGTGTAATGTATTAAAATTTTCAATGTCACAAGCTCTAGAAATTGGTATTTGTAATAATAATAGCAATGTATATATGATATTAACATGGGTAGAAGGATTTCCTCTAAATAATGTAATTGGTAATTTAAATAAAAATGAACAATATAAACTTGGCCTGCAGGCAGGCAAAATACTAAACGAAATACATTCACTAGAACTTAATCTATCAGACAATTTAATTTACTATAGTAAAAAAAATAAAATCTTAGATGATCTTTTTACATATGAAAATAGCATAAATCGTGTAAAAGGAGATAAATTCGCAATAAATTTTGTTAAAAACAATATTAAAAAAATTAATTCGTCAGATACAGTATGTAGGCATGGTGATTACCACGTTGGAAATTTGATTTTAACTCCATTAAATACAATTGGAGTTATTGATTTTAATAGGTGTGGATATGGAGATAGATATGAGGAATTTCAAAGAGTACAAAGTTTTAATGTTGAGGCTAGCATTCCATTTTCAATTGGCCAAATCCATGGATACTTTGATGGAAATCCTCTTCTAGATTTTTGGAATGTTCTCGCTGTATATGTAGCTTATAACTCATTAGGTTCAATAATATGGGCTGAAAAATTTGGCCAAAATGATATCGATGAAATGAAAAAACGCTGCCTTAATACTTTTAATGACTACAGTAACTTCAAGGAAATTGTACCTAAGTGGTATCAACTTAATAGTGAAAAATATTTATAA
- a CDS encoding cyclic lactone autoinducer peptide: protein MKKLLDKSMKCVGDVAMSVANLSANKTCLWYNHQPKVPKKLKSPK from the coding sequence ATGAAAAAACTGTTAGATAAAAGCATGAAATGTGTTGGAGATGTGGCTATGTCTGTAGCAAATTTATCTGCTAATAAAACTTGCCTGTGGTATAACCACCAACCCAAAGTACCAAAAAAATTAAAAAGCCCTAAATAA
- a CDS encoding CPBP family intramembrane glutamic endopeptidase: MKEIKIWKMALIWFGTTFLVSLGEILYSLSSFGMALSSIQFAFIMFLSILVMTLISGKVNSNLVKERFYNFKKVSNTKEILKVVCTQIFLSFGLANLSIGILAISNQNKALELLNDSWGNPTTFMDLILLLIVLIILTPILEEIVFRRVLFKRLNMRFSFIFSSIVSSLIFGIGHETLGILGAIAFGIACCVLYKKYNNLVVPISVHSLNNLFAGIFTAISYFTGTLNIKVTNITNFEIAFYLISGGLVTLIGLVIFIKFIIKNKRYLVSK, encoded by the coding sequence ATGAAAGAAATTAAGATTTGGAAGATGGCTCTAATATGGTTTGGAACAACCTTTTTAGTCTCTTTGGGAGAAATATTATATTCGTTATCAAGTTTTGGTATGGCATTAAGCAGTATACAATTTGCTTTTATTATGTTTTTATCAATTCTAGTCATGACATTAATATCAGGAAAGGTAAATTCAAACTTAGTAAAAGAACGATTTTATAACTTCAAAAAAGTCTCTAATACAAAAGAAATATTAAAAGTGGTATGTACTCAGATATTTTTATCTTTTGGTCTAGCTAATTTAAGTATTGGAATTTTAGCAATTTCTAATCAAAACAAAGCTTTAGAACTTCTAAATGATTCTTGGGGAAATCCAACTACTTTTATGGACTTGATACTTCTTCTTATTGTATTGATAATATTAACTCCAATTTTAGAAGAAATAGTTTTTAGAAGAGTTCTTTTTAAAAGACTCAACATGAGATTTAGTTTTATTTTTTCATCAATTGTATCTTCTTTAATATTTGGTATTGGTCACGAAACTTTAGGTATATTAGGAGCTATTGCTTTTGGTATTGCTTGCTGTGTACTATATAAAAAATATAATAATTTAGTGGTACCCATCTCAGTACATTCACTAAATAATTTATTCGCAGGTATTTTTACAGCTATAAGTTATTTTACTGGTACATTAAATATAAAGGTAACTAATATTACTAATTTTGAGATTGCATTTTATTTAATATCTGGTGGATTAGTTACTCTAATAGGTCTAGTAATCTTTATTAAATTTATTATTAAAAATAAGAGATATCTAGTATCAAAATAA
- a CDS encoding VanZ family protein encodes MYCGVCILCFIYIIIGTSLAFECVQYILGLGATDTTDIITNTVGGLIGIGIYTVIEKVFTNKVKVKNLVTICSTVVMVFVGVILTGIVMYN; translated from the coding sequence ATTTATTGCGGGGTTTGTATTTTATGTTTTATTTACATCATAATTGGGACAAGTTTAGCATTTGAATGTGTTCAGTATATACTAGGGTTAGGGGCTACGGATACAACTGATATAATTACAAATACTGTTGGAGGACTTATTGGAATAGGTATTTATACAGTAATTGAAAAAGTATTTACAAATAAAGTTAAAGTTAAAAACTTGGTAACGATTTGTAGCACAGTTGTTATGGTTTTTGTTGGAGTTATACTAACTGGAATAGTAATGTATAACTAA
- a CDS encoding DMT family transporter, with protein sequence MNYLISILTGVVLSIMVVLNGDLGNATGNYISSVIIHFVGLIGIIILLVVTKSKIKNLKGIPFYMFSGGLIGILTVLFTNISFTNLGVSLTVSLALLGQLVTSIVIDHFGYFGLEVNKFEKKKTIGFGIIILGIFIMTL encoded by the coding sequence ATGAATTATTTAATTTCAATTTTAACAGGTGTAGTTTTATCTATAATGGTTGTTTTAAATGGGGATCTTGGGAATGCAACTGGAAACTATATTTCTAGCGTCATCATACACTTTGTAGGTCTTATTGGGATTATAATATTACTTGTGGTAACTAAGTCTAAGATAAAAAACCTTAAGGGAATACCTTTTTACATGTTCTCAGGAGGGCTTATAGGTATATTAACTGTACTATTTACTAATATTAGTTTTACAAATCTTGGAGTATCACTGACTGTTTCATTAGCTTTATTAGGTCAATTAGTTACATCTATTGTTATAGATCACTTTGGATACTTTGGTTTGGAAGTTAATAAATTTGAAAAGAAAAAAACAATAGGGTTCGGAATAATAATATTAGGTATTTTTATTATGACATTGTAG
- a CDS encoding LytR/AlgR family response regulator transcription factor yields the protein MSLEIIICDDDFVHRSILRDFLCKVLDEEFLEYNLLEFSSGEELLESYPKKVDILFLDIQMNDLSGMDTARKIREFDSNVEIIFTTAIAQYVFEAYEVKAYRYLLKPLEYEEIKRQLKLCISEYLNRHSIVSIESRKETIVLPVDEILYAEVQRKEVTIYTKDKTYTIEVSMKKVERKLLNYNFFRCHHSYLVNLKKVNELRSNSIIINDIEIPVSRGKYKEFKVRLTSLLGSSLC from the coding sequence ATGAGTTTAGAAATAATTATTTGTGATGATGATTTTGTACATCGATCTATTTTAAGGGATTTTCTATGTAAGGTTTTAGATGAAGAGTTTTTAGAGTACAATTTGTTAGAGTTTTCATCAGGAGAAGAGTTATTAGAATCTTATCCTAAGAAAGTAGATATTTTGTTTTTAGATATCCAAATGAATGACTTATCAGGAATGGATACAGCTAGAAAAATTAGAGAGTTCGATAGCAATGTAGAAATAATTTTTACAACAGCTATAGCTCAATATGTGTTTGAAGCATATGAGGTTAAGGCTTATAGGTATTTACTTAAGCCACTTGAATATGAAGAAATTAAAAGACAATTAAAGCTTTGTATATCGGAATATTTAAACAGACACAGTATAGTATCTATAGAGTCTAGAAAAGAAACTATAGTTCTTCCGGTAGACGAGATTTTATATGCTGAGGTTCAAAGAAAAGAAGTTACTATATATACAAAGGACAAGACTTATACAATTGAAGTTAGTATGAAAAAAGTTGAAAGAAAACTTTTAAATTATAACTTTTTTAGGTGTCATCATAGCTATTTGGTAAACTTAAAGAAGGTAAATGAATTAAGAAGCAACTCTATCATAATCAATGATATTGAAATTCCTGTAAGTAGAGGTAAATATAAAGAGTTTAAAGTTAGGCTTACTAGCTTATTAGGGAGTTCGTTATGTTAA
- a CDS encoding accessory gene regulator ArgB-like protein yields the protein MIKLLSDKIAYFLESRKLIESEDTEVCSYGLEVLISSLINSILVLTLGIILNKFLQTLVFVGCYCYIRQYSGGYHASSHTKCILTFLCMYLATILIADSIHDIHSKVMIIAISTINWTSIYLLSPAEHANNPLSNDELISNQKKARIRVTLFLLFTIIGSQVHQVYEYTVYSALALCWINLMLILQVIKNKGDTKYEKTVR from the coding sequence ATGATAAAGCTTTTGTCAGATAAGATAGCATACTTTCTAGAGTCTAGAAAGTTGATAGAAAGTGAAGATACAGAGGTATGTTCCTATGGACTTGAAGTATTAATTTCTTCACTAATAAATTCAATTTTAGTATTAACTCTAGGAATTATTCTAAACAAGTTTTTACAAACATTAGTCTTTGTAGGATGTTATTGCTACATTAGACAATATTCAGGTGGATATCATGCAAGCAGTCATACAAAGTGTATTTTGACATTTCTGTGTATGTACCTAGCGACTATTCTAATTGCCGATAGCATACACGACATACACTCAAAAGTGATGATAATAGCTATAAGCACAATTAATTGGACTAGTATATATTTATTATCACCTGCAGAGCATGCTAACAATCCTTTAAGCAATGATGAATTAATTAGTAATCAAAAAAAAGCAAGAATTAGAGTTACATTATTTTTATTATTTACAATTATAGGTTCACAAGTACATCAAGTATATGAGTATACCGTGTATAGTGCATTAGCACTATGTTGGATAAACTTGATGCTTATTTTACAAGTAATTAAAAATAAGGGGGACACCAAATATGAAAAAACTGTTAGATAA
- a CDS encoding DMT family transporter, translating to MFYILIAILSGIANVISRSVNFALSKKLGVYQSTLFNYIFGLAGSILILFISGETSKLFASTSYEANWFAYTGGLVGVAIVSLQVFLSSKVSSFYLTLLLFVGQLFTGIILDFILSGKISIWQVVGGILVIVGLAYNLYIDRVEEVKVVSE from the coding sequence ATGTTTTATATACTAATAGCTATACTATCTGGAATTGCAAATGTAATTTCAAGATCTGTTAATTTTGCTCTATCTAAAAAATTAGGAGTTTATCAAAGCACACTATTTAACTACATATTTGGTCTTGCTGGATCAATATTAATATTATTTATAAGCGGAGAAACTTCTAAATTATTTGCATCTACGTCTTATGAGGCTAATTGGTTTGCTTATACCGGCGGACTTGTTGGTGTGGCAATAGTATCTTTACAGGTATTTTTATCATCAAAGGTTTCATCATTTTATTTAACTTTATTATTATTTGTGGGGCAATTATTTACTGGTATAATTTTAGATTTCATATTGTCTGGAAAAATATCTATTTGGCAAGTTGTTGGAGGTATATTAGTTATTGTAGGTCTTGCTTACAATCTATATATTGATAGAGTTGAAGAAGTTAAAGTCGTATCTGAGTAA